In the genome of Salana multivorans, the window CGGGCGGCCGCCGCACGCTGAGCTCATCGGCGAGCTGGTCCACGGACCGGGGTGGGCGTCCCAGGACTTCGGGTACGCGCGGGCCGAGGCCCTCGCGACGAACCTCGCCTCGGGGTACCTCGGCGCGGCGGGCACGGTCATCAGCTCTCCCGGCAACGTCCAGCGCCCACGGCTGCAGCCGGTCGCGGCCGGACTGCGGGAGCGCCTCTGGTACGGCGGCTCCTCCGGACGCTCGCTGCGGTGGGCGGCCGAGCACGCCTTCCACCTGCTGACCGGGAACATCGGCCGCGCCGAGGAGTCCGACGACTTCGTCCTTCAGCAGACGCTGCGCATCGAGGAGTACCGACGGCTGTGGAGCGGCGCCGGCGAGCCGCAGGTCGCCGTCGGTCGCGTCATCCTGCCGACCGACTCGGCGAGCGAGGCGACGCGACGGCGCTACCGCGAGTACAAGGCCGAGCGGGACGCCCGCACGCACGGCCCCCAGGGGCCCGACCGCACGCTCTTCGCACCCGACCTGCTGGGCACGAGCCAGCAGATCGCCGAGCAGCTCGCGGCGGACACCGCCGTCGGCTCCGTGTCGCACCTTCGGCTCGAGCTGCCGTACGAGCTCACCTATGAGGACTACGAGCAGATCCTCACCGACGTCGCCGACCACCTCGCCCCGGCCCTCGGCTGGCGAGGCGACGCCGAGCACGTCGCGGCCTGATCGCCGCCCGGCCGGCACCCCAGCCCTGCCCGACCCCGTTCGCCACCCCCCAAGGAGATCCACCGTGAGGTTCCAGGTCCTCGACATCGTCTTCAACCCGCCCCACCCGCTGACCGGCGAGACGCTGCCCGCCGACGAACGCCTCGCCCGCGTCGTCGAGAACGCCGTGCTGGCCGAGGAGCTGGGCATCGACGCCTACGCGATCGGCGAGCGTCACGCCGGTCCGGTGCTGTCCTCCGCCCCGACCGTGATCCTCGCCGCGGTCGCGCAGGCGACCGAGCGCATCCTGCTCAACACGGGCGTCACCGTGCTCTCGCTGCTCGACCCCGTCCGGGTGGCCGAGGACCTCGCGACGATCGACCAGCTCAGCCGGGGCCGCCTGGAGATCACCATCGGCAAGGGGAACGAGGTCGCCCAGTACCCGCTGTTCGGCAAGGACCTCGCGCTGCAGTACGAGTACCTCACCGAGAACTACGAGCTGCTGCGGCGCCTGCTGGCCGAGGAGGAGGTCACCTGGGAGGGCCGGTTCCGAGCACCGCTCGAGGGCGCGACGACACTGCCCCGTCCCTACGACGGGCCCTTCCGGATCTGGCACGGCACCGCGAGCTCGAGCACCGCGGTGGAGCTCGCGGCCCGCTGGGGCGACCCGATCTTCACGGCGAACGCGCTGCAGCCACGCGAGAACTACCTGCGGCACATCGAGCACTACCGCGAGGAGTACGCCCGGCACGGGTGGGACCCCGGCCGCACCTACCTCGGCTCCGGCTCGGGCGGCCTGTTCCTCGCCGCGACGACCGAGCGGGCCGTCGAGCAGTACCGCCCCCTCTACGAGGGCCAGATCGCCCAGTCGGACGCGCGCGGTCACAAGGACGTGCTCGGCAAGGGCACGTCGTTCCGGTCGATCGAGGAGGCCGTCGAGCGCGGCCCGGCCCTCGTCGGTTCGAGCGAGCGGGTGGCGGAGAAGATCCTCGACTACCACGCGACCTACGGCCACGACGTCCAGTCGATCTCGCTCAACCCCGCGCTGGAGCACGCCCAGCAGCAGGACCTCCTGCGTCAGTTCGCGGAGGAGGTCGTCCCG includes:
- a CDS encoding LLM class flavin-dependent oxidoreductase; amino-acid sequence: MTLTSLSFLTPGNFHDDDPGAGLEDTLRLVEAGERLGYQGAWVRQRHLEHGISSAATVLAAATQRTRRIALGTAVVPLGYESPFRLAEDLATVDVLSGGRLQVGVSVGRPPHAELIGELVHGPGWASQDFGYARAEALATNLASGYLGAAGTVISSPGNVQRPRLQPVAAGLRERLWYGGSSGRSLRWAAEHAFHLLTGNIGRAEESDDFVLQQTLRIEEYRRLWSGAGEPQVAVGRVILPTDSASEATRRRYREYKAERDARTHGPQGPDRTLFAPDLLGTSQQIAEQLAADTAVGSVSHLRLELPYELTYEDYEQILTDVADHLAPALGWRGDAEHVAA
- a CDS encoding LLM class flavin-dependent oxidoreductase; this translates as MRFQVLDIVFNPPHPLTGETLPADERLARVVENAVLAEELGIDAYAIGERHAGPVLSSAPTVILAAVAQATERILLNTGVTVLSLLDPVRVAEDLATIDQLSRGRLEITIGKGNEVAQYPLFGKDLALQYEYLTENYELLRRLLAEEEVTWEGRFRAPLEGATTLPRPYDGPFRIWHGTASSSTAVELAARWGDPIFTANALQPRENYLRHIEHYREEYARHGWDPGRTYLGSGSGGLFLAATTERAVEQYRPLYEGQIAQSDARGHKDVLGKGTSFRSIEEAVERGPALVGSSERVAEKILDYHATYGHDVQSISLNPALEHAQQQDLLRQFAEEVVPLVRREVSTTLWGPQDSRRPASLRREQLVA